A stretch of Pseudomonas sp. CCC3.1 DNA encodes these proteins:
- a CDS encoding type II secretion system F family protein yields MATRTVKTSVYRWEGTDFNGVHVRGELTADSHAMIRVQLRRQGITAGKIQRHSGREPRTGKPIKALQISLFTRQLATLIKAGIPLLQALEVIAKGFEHPAMRQLVTELKQDISAGTNLASALRKKPAHFDALFCNLIEAGEQAGALDVLLQRVATYTEKTEAMKKKIKKAMTYPVAVLLVALLVSAILLIEVVPQFQGIFSSFDAQLPAFTLSVIALSEWLTQYGLWLFGGVCLMLAGFRHRYKHSQPLRNRFDRWLLKLPLIGLLLHLSAIARFARTLSTTIAAGVPLLDALNAVAGATGNNVYSEAVQRLRQHVATGSQIHVAMSAAGVFPGMAIQMTAIGEESGTLDDMLNHVATYYENEVDSLVDNLTTLMEPAIMAVLGVMVGGLVIAMYLPIFKLGQVI; encoded by the coding sequence ATGGCAACACGGACCGTTAAAACCAGTGTTTATCGCTGGGAAGGCACTGACTTCAACGGCGTTCATGTCAGGGGCGAACTCACCGCCGACAGCCACGCCATGATCCGGGTCCAACTGCGCCGCCAAGGTATTACCGCAGGTAAAATCCAGCGCCATAGTGGCCGCGAGCCACGCACGGGAAAACCGATCAAAGCGCTGCAAATCTCACTGTTTACTCGCCAACTGGCCACCCTGATCAAAGCCGGAATCCCATTGCTACAGGCCCTTGAGGTGATAGCCAAAGGCTTCGAGCATCCCGCGATGCGCCAATTGGTGACCGAACTTAAACAAGACATCAGTGCTGGCACCAACCTGGCATCGGCGCTGCGTAAAAAACCGGCTCACTTCGACGCGCTGTTTTGCAACCTCATCGAAGCGGGCGAACAGGCCGGGGCTCTGGATGTGTTGCTACAGCGAGTGGCGACCTACACAGAAAAAACCGAAGCGATGAAAAAGAAAATCAAAAAGGCCATGACCTACCCTGTCGCCGTATTGCTGGTGGCTCTGCTGGTCAGCGCCATTTTGCTGATTGAAGTGGTGCCGCAGTTCCAGGGCATTTTCAGTTCATTTGACGCCCAACTGCCAGCGTTCACCTTAAGCGTGATCGCGTTGTCCGAGTGGCTGACGCAATACGGCTTGTGGCTGTTCGGTGGTGTTTGCCTGATGCTTGCCGGCTTTCGACATCGCTATAAACACTCTCAACCCCTGCGTAACCGCTTTGATCGCTGGCTGCTCAAGCTGCCGCTAATCGGCCTGCTGCTGCACTTGTCAGCCATTGCCCGCTTTGCCCGCACGTTATCAACCACGATTGCCGCCGGGGTTCCGTTACTCGACGCCTTGAATGCTGTAGCCGGTGCCACGGGCAATAACGTGTACAGCGAGGCTGTGCAGCGGCTCAGGCAACACGTGGCAACCGGTAGCCAGATCCATGTCGCCATGAGCGCTGCCGGGGTGTTTCCGGGCATGGCGATTCAGATGACAGCTATTGGCGAAGAATCCGGCACATTGGACGACATGCTTAATCACGTTGCCACCTATTATGAGAACGAGGTCGACAGCCTGGTCGATAACCTGACAACGTTAATGGAACCGGCAATCATGGCGGTTTTGGGCGTCATGGTGGGTGGGCTGGTGATTGCCATGTATTTACCGATATTCAAACTGGGCCAAGTGATTTGA
- a CDS encoding pilin, producing MKQQHGFTLIEMMIVVAIIGLIASFAFPAYHEHTMKVRFAELNTISSPYKTAVALCYSESNDLSVCDAGTHGIPAPAAPTDNLASMTVIDGVITMTGTEAAGGWTSVMAPALSGSGSTLVWTQTGTCLESGACK from the coding sequence GTGAAACAACAACACGGCTTCACCCTGATCGAAATGATGATCGTGGTTGCGATCATTGGCTTGATCGCCTCGTTCGCTTTTCCGGCGTATCACGAGCACACCATGAAAGTCCGTTTTGCCGAGCTGAACACCATCAGCAGCCCCTACAAAACGGCGGTAGCCCTGTGCTACAGCGAAAGCAATGACTTGAGCGTCTGCGATGCAGGCACCCACGGCATTCCGGCCCCGGCCGCGCCCACTGACAATCTGGCGAGCATGACGGTGATTGATGGCGTGATTACCATGACCGGCACTGAGGCGGCGGGTGGCTGGACCAGCGTTATGGCACCGGCACTGAGTGGTTCTGGCAGCACGTTGGTGTGGACGCAAACCGGTACCTGCCTGGAAAGCGGGGCCTGTAAATAA
- a CDS encoding AlkA N-terminal domain-containing protein: protein MSTHDSLSSPSTAACEIARLSRDARFDGVFFTAVLSTRIYCRPVCPARPPKAENVVYYPSAAAAQAQGFRPCLRCRPELAPGNQLWLHGEHLVSRALKLINEGYLADHSLEELAERMHIGARQLRRLFVQHLGAPPMAVHATQRLLFAKQLLTETDLSITEVAMASGFGSLRRFNSAFAEANHAEPRAFRRSPKARGNKALVLRLGYRPPYDFKALLGFLQTRALPGIEQIDAHGYQRVFGDPLAPGWLRVSEWPGEQHALQLELLNVPPSQMLSVVTRIRRMFDLDADPLAIAQTLSGSPLLAPVIERYPGLRLPGGWDGFEVAVRAVLGQQVSVAAARTLASRIVQRHGIAIEPVAGSDLNRLFPGPEQLADADMGQMGITQARIDTLQGIARALLDGRVDFALEQPLQTFINRWVLLPGIGDWTAHYIAMRVLKHPDAFPAADLILRREANPLGTPMTTKALQTLAESWRPWRAYSVMYLWRAANDSAAARKEST from the coding sequence ATGAGCACACATGACAGCCTTTCCTCGCCCAGCACCGCCGCCTGCGAAATCGCCCGTTTAAGCCGCGACGCGCGATTTGACGGGGTGTTTTTTACCGCCGTTCTCAGCACCCGAATCTACTGCCGGCCCGTATGCCCGGCGCGTCCGCCCAAAGCCGAAAACGTGGTGTATTACCCCAGCGCCGCGGCCGCTCAAGCCCAAGGCTTTCGCCCCTGTTTGCGTTGTCGGCCCGAGCTTGCGCCAGGCAACCAGCTGTGGCTGCACGGCGAGCATTTGGTGTCGCGGGCGCTGAAGCTTATTAATGAGGGGTATCTGGCGGATCACTCTCTTGAGGAACTGGCCGAGCGCATGCACATCGGCGCCCGGCAGTTGCGCCGCCTGTTCGTTCAGCACCTGGGCGCGCCGCCGATGGCTGTGCATGCCACCCAGCGCTTACTGTTCGCCAAGCAATTGCTGACCGAAACAGATCTGTCGATCACCGAAGTCGCAATGGCTTCAGGCTTTGGCAGCCTGCGGCGTTTCAATTCGGCGTTTGCCGAGGCCAATCATGCTGAGCCTCGGGCTTTCAGACGCAGCCCCAAAGCCCGTGGGAACAAGGCACTGGTGCTGCGTTTGGGCTATCGCCCGCCGTATGACTTCAAAGCGCTGCTTGGGTTTTTGCAGACTCGGGCCTTGCCCGGCATCGAACAAATTGACGCTCATGGCTATCAACGGGTGTTTGGCGATCCGCTGGCGCCCGGCTGGTTGCGGGTCAGTGAGTGGCCGGGTGAGCAGCACGCGCTGCAACTGGAATTGTTGAATGTGCCGCCGAGCCAAATGCTCAGCGTGGTCACGCGGATTCGGCGGATGTTTGATCTGGATGCCGACCCGCTGGCCATTGCTCAGACCTTAAGTGGCAGCCCGTTGCTGGCGCCGGTCATCGAACGCTATCCGGGCCTGCGTCTGCCGGGCGGCTGGGACGGTTTTGAAGTGGCTGTTCGTGCGGTACTGGGTCAGCAAGTCAGCGTCGCGGCGGCGCGCACCCTGGCCAGCCGCATCGTGCAGCGCCATGGCATTGCGATTGAGCCGGTTGCAGGGTCGGATTTGAATCGGCTGTTCCCCGGCCCCGAACAATTAGCTGACGCGGACATGGGGCAAATGGGCATCACTCAGGCCCGGATCGACACCCTCCAAGGCATTGCCCGTGCCTTGCTCGACGGGCGTGTGGACTTTGCCCTTGAGCAACCGCTGCAAACGTTTATCAACCGTTGGGTGCTGTTGCCGGGCATCGGTGACTGGACCGCGCATTACATCGCCATGCGCGTACTCAAACACCCCGATGCTTTCCCGGCAGCGGACTTGATTCTGCGCCGCGAGGCCAACCCGCTCGGGACGCCAATGACCACCAAGGCCCTGCAAACACTGGCTGAAAGCTGGCGCCCGTGGCGCGCCTATTCCGTGATGTATTTATGGCGTGCAGCCAACGACTCGGCGGCTGCACGCAAGGAGTCAACATGA
- a CDS encoding methylated-DNA--[protein]-cysteine S-methyltransferase → MTQIYYDPLPSPIGPLFLVADDDGLREIRFELERRPHTPLEGWAHSPQKLAPVRRQLEEYFAGDRQTFDLPLKPLGTEFQQSVWHALTTIPYATTTSYGQLSQQIERPKASRAVGAANGRNPIPIIIPCHRVIGSNGTLTGFAGGLAAKQWLLEHEEKCQGFALV, encoded by the coding sequence ATGACGCAGATTTACTACGACCCACTACCGTCCCCGATCGGCCCACTGTTTTTGGTGGCCGATGATGATGGCTTGCGCGAAATACGTTTCGAGTTGGAGCGTCGCCCACATACACCGCTGGAAGGCTGGGCGCATTCGCCGCAAAAGCTGGCGCCTGTACGCCGTCAGCTCGAAGAGTATTTCGCGGGCGATCGCCAGACGTTTGACCTGCCGCTCAAGCCGTTGGGCACCGAGTTCCAGCAATCGGTCTGGCACGCACTGACCACCATTCCCTATGCGACCACTACGAGCTACGGCCAGCTATCGCAACAGATCGAGCGCCCCAAAGCCTCGCGTGCGGTAGGTGCTGCGAATGGCCGCAACCCGATTCCGATCATCATCCCGTGCCATCGAGTGATCGGCAGCAATGGCACCCTGACCGGTTTTGCAGGCGGCCTGGCCGCCAAACAATGGCTGTTGGAGCATGAAGAAAAGTGCCAAGGGTTTGCCTTGGTCTGA
- the nadC gene encoding carboxylating nicotinate-nucleotide diphosphorylase, translating to MPNLHLADLTAEIEANVRRALAEDIGSGDITARLIPAERLAKATIITREAAVISGTAWVDTVFRQLDPRVAVHWQVVDGQRVSPNQILFHLEGPARSLLSGERSALNFLQLLSGVATHAQSLADKVADTQVKLLDTRKTLPGLRLAQKYAVTCGGCHNHRIGLYDAFLIKENHIAACGGIAQAISAAHKIAPGKPVEIEVESLSELKEALDAGADIIMLDELSMDDMREAVRLNAGKAKLEASGGINESTLRPIAETGVDYISIGAMTKDVKAVDLSMRLSI from the coding sequence ATGCCGAATTTACATCTGGCCGACCTCACTGCCGAAATCGAAGCCAACGTGCGCCGTGCGTTAGCCGAAGACATTGGCAGCGGCGACATCACTGCACGACTGATTCCGGCCGAACGTCTGGCCAAAGCCACAATCATTACTCGCGAGGCTGCCGTCATCAGCGGCACCGCGTGGGTGGATACCGTATTTCGCCAGCTAGATCCTCGGGTTGCCGTGCACTGGCAAGTCGTCGATGGCCAGCGCGTGAGCCCCAACCAGATCCTGTTTCACCTTGAAGGCCCGGCCCGTTCGCTGCTCAGCGGTGAACGCAGCGCCCTGAACTTCTTGCAACTGTTGTCTGGCGTTGCGACGCACGCACAGTCGCTGGCCGACAAAGTCGCAGACACCCAGGTCAAGTTGCTCGATACCCGCAAAACCTTGCCGGGCCTGCGCTTGGCGCAAAAATATGCAGTGACCTGTGGCGGTTGCCATAACCACCGCATTGGTTTGTACGACGCGTTTTTGATCAAGGAAAACCACATCGCGGCCTGCGGCGGCATCGCTCAAGCCATCAGCGCCGCGCACAAGATCGCCCCCGGCAAGCCGGTGGAGATCGAAGTCGAAAGCCTGAGTGAACTGAAGGAAGCGCTGGATGCGGGCGCCGACATCATCATGCTCGACGAGTTGAGCATGGACGACATGCGCGAAGCCGTACGCCTCAACGCTGGCAAAGCCAAGCTGGAAGCCAGCGGCGGGATCAACGAATCCACCTTGCGTCCGATTGCCGAAACCGGCGTGGACTACATCTCGATTGGTGCCATGACCAAAGATGTCAAAGCGGTGGATTTGTCGATGCGGTTGAGTATCTAA
- a CDS encoding DUF1631 family protein has product MQNDGKVGSGHRASTELAIHSPLTRLPVILLQVHDKAAQQLKSDLQVLFDNADETLFEMADKAQNNADQSLFFEAMRDVRLKRKNIERGFLERLFYAFLKLTQPDSSERSLAGRAPAQNAFSLMNIDFERDQVINTMVAQVLSRNPLALCQLSTRLNTLSWVALDEHNNPLGPAMLCEYFLQAEREQGVDLKVKLIMLQLFEKYLLSQTSQLYADANQLLVATGVLPNLSDRVSCCNSSTAARVQASGVAAEDASQLVGQLFDYIGGDHNLAPALKSLIGQLQEPMLNIAQLDPNFFSSDSHPARCLLNVIADAAMGWDDSVDVHNDSIYQQIERVVQQLARCSCTNTPELLEDLLHDFLRFTHAERGRIEQSEHRTRAREQLHAKKARFLRAGQQSVLDEQDHLGLLLVSQLRIGTWVELQEDPACKLRCKLIAIFEPEGRHIFVNRGGMKVVEKSRSDLIGQLRSGTILLLDDRLLFDRALASVIGSMGQYSGH; this is encoded by the coding sequence ATGCAAAACGACGGGAAAGTGGGGTCTGGGCACAGGGCCTCTACCGAGTTGGCGATACACTCGCCGCTCACCCGCCTGCCTGTCATCCTGTTGCAGGTGCATGACAAAGCCGCGCAGCAACTCAAGAGCGACTTGCAAGTATTGTTCGATAACGCTGACGAAACGTTATTTGAAATGGCCGACAAGGCCCAGAACAACGCCGACCAAAGCCTGTTTTTTGAAGCCATGCGTGATGTGCGGCTCAAGCGTAAAAACATCGAGCGCGGGTTTCTTGAACGACTGTTTTACGCCTTTCTCAAGTTGACCCAGCCTGATTCCAGCGAACGCTCCTTGGCGGGTCGCGCACCGGCACAGAATGCGTTTTCGCTGATGAACATTGATTTTGAGCGTGATCAAGTGATCAACACCATGGTCGCTCAAGTGCTGTCACGTAACCCATTGGCCCTCTGCCAATTGAGCACTCGTCTCAACACCCTGAGCTGGGTGGCGCTTGATGAACACAACAATCCGCTGGGTCCGGCGATGCTCTGTGAGTACTTTTTGCAGGCTGAGCGTGAGCAGGGCGTCGACCTCAAGGTCAAGCTGATCATGTTGCAACTCTTCGAGAAATACCTGCTCAGCCAAACTTCGCAGCTGTACGCCGATGCCAACCAACTGTTAGTGGCGACAGGTGTACTGCCCAATCTGTCGGACAGGGTCTCGTGCTGTAATTCAAGCACCGCGGCCCGTGTGCAAGCGTCAGGCGTCGCCGCTGAAGACGCGAGTCAACTGGTCGGGCAGTTATTTGACTACATCGGGGGTGACCACAATCTTGCGCCTGCGCTGAAATCGCTGATCGGGCAGTTGCAGGAGCCGATGCTCAATATTGCCCAGCTCGACCCGAATTTCTTCAGCAGCGACAGCCATCCTGCCCGCTGCTTGTTGAACGTCATCGCCGATGCTGCCATGGGGTGGGACGACAGCGTCGATGTCCACAACGACTCGATCTACCAACAGATTGAGCGGGTGGTGCAGCAACTGGCGCGTTGTTCATGCACCAATACCCCAGAGTTGCTTGAAGACTTGTTGCATGACTTCTTGCGATTTACCCACGCCGAGCGGGGGCGCATCGAGCAGTCCGAACACCGCACCCGGGCCCGCGAGCAACTGCACGCGAAAAAGGCTCGCTTTCTGCGCGCCGGGCAACAGTCGGTGCTGGATGAGCAAGACCATTTGGGATTGCTGTTGGTCAGTCAGCTGCGTATCGGCACTTGGGTAGAGCTTCAGGAAGATCCGGCATGCAAGCTGCGTTGCAAGCTGATTGCGATATTTGAGCCAGAAGGCCGGCATATATTTGTTAACCGCGGTGGCATGAAAGTCGTCGAAAAGAGCCGATCTGACTTAATTGGGCAACTGCGCAGCGGGACGATTCTATTGCTTGATGACCGCCTGCTGTTCGACCGGGCCCTGGCGTCGGTGATCGGCAGCATGGGCCAATACAGCGGCCATTGA
- the ampD gene encoding 1,6-anhydro-N-acetylmuramyl-L-alanine amidase AmpD: MQLDPASGWCQGVRRCPSPNFNTRPDGEISLLVIHNISLPPGQFGTGKVQEFFQNKLDATEHPYFEGIRELTVSAHFLIERDGQITQFVSCIDRAWHAGVSSFEGRETCNDFSLGIELEGTDELPFSDAQYKALTALTLQLQAAYPSITPHRICGHSDIAPGRKTDPGPAFDWRRFRNALQHTGDKK, from the coding sequence ATGCAACTGGACCCCGCAAGCGGCTGGTGCCAAGGCGTGCGCCGTTGTCCTTCACCCAACTTCAATACGCGCCCTGACGGCGAAATATCCCTGTTGGTTATCCACAACATCAGCTTGCCTCCCGGGCAGTTTGGTACCGGCAAGGTGCAGGAATTTTTCCAGAATAAGCTCGATGCCACAGAACATCCTTACTTCGAAGGCATCCGTGAACTAACGGTCAGTGCGCACTTTCTGATTGAACGTGACGGCCAAATCACTCAGTTTGTCTCCTGTATTGACCGGGCCTGGCATGCGGGGGTTTCGAGTTTTGAGGGCCGTGAGACCTGTAATGATTTTTCGCTGGGCATAGAACTTGAAGGCACCGATGAACTGCCATTCAGCGATGCGCAATATAAGGCGTTGACTGCCTTGACCCTACAATTGCAAGCGGCTTACCCGTCGATTACACCGCACAGAATCTGCGGCCATAGCGACATCGCGCCGGGGCGCAAGACGGATCCGGGCCCGGCTTTTGACTGGAGGCGTTTTCGTAACGCATTGCAGCACACAGGAGATAAAAAATGA
- the ampE gene encoding regulatory signaling modulator protein AmpE, with product MSFVVLLLAILVEKFSAFRQRLQCDGGWLRELHKLESSPTLGNKPWWVLTLLIVFPVAVLGLLLWVLEPVAYGLLVLPVHVLVVIYSLGRGDLLAGLGPIRDAWRRGDLQAGAHVAERDIGVSADSGEQLLEQVQSHLLWQAYQSFFAVIFWYFLLGPVAALSYRLLALAAEHGKNPELVERAQQLRHAFDWLPVRLLAASFAFVGNFAAVSRVMLHELLSWDISAEQLINKAGCAAAEIPPPQAGPEGVASLDTLWALLLRAAVLWYAGFAVWTLLL from the coding sequence ATGAGTTTTGTGGTGTTACTGCTGGCGATTCTGGTCGAGAAGTTTTCGGCCTTCCGTCAGCGTCTTCAGTGTGATGGCGGCTGGTTGCGCGAGCTTCACAAGCTGGAAAGCAGCCCCACGCTGGGGAACAAACCGTGGTGGGTGTTAACCCTCCTGATTGTGTTTCCGGTGGCCGTTCTCGGTTTGCTGCTGTGGGTTCTGGAGCCGGTGGCGTATGGCTTGCTGGTCTTGCCTGTGCACGTGCTGGTGGTGATTTACAGCTTGGGCCGGGGTGACCTGCTCGCGGGGCTTGGGCCTATTCGTGACGCCTGGCGCCGTGGAGACCTGCAGGCGGGTGCGCATGTGGCTGAGCGCGACATTGGTGTCAGCGCTGACAGTGGCGAGCAATTGCTTGAGCAGGTGCAAAGCCATTTGTTATGGCAGGCCTATCAGAGTTTCTTTGCAGTGATCTTTTGGTACTTCCTGTTGGGGCCTGTTGCAGCCTTGAGCTATCGCTTGCTGGCGCTGGCCGCAGAACATGGCAAAAACCCGGAACTGGTCGAACGCGCACAGCAACTGCGGCATGCCTTTGACTGGCTGCCGGTGCGCTTGCTGGCGGCAAGCTTTGCGTTCGTGGGCAACTTTGCGGCGGTCAGCCGGGTGATGCTGCACGAACTGCTGAGCTGGGACATCAGCGCCGAGCAGCTCATCAACAAAGCTGGGTGTGCGGCGGCAGAAATTCCGCCACCGCAAGCAGGCCCGGAAGGCGTTGCCAGCCTGGACACCCTGTGGGCATTACTGCTGCGCGCGGCGGTGCTGTGGTACGCAGGGTTTGCGGTGTGGACGTTGTTGCTGTAA
- a CDS encoding TatD family hydrolase, whose protein sequence is MHLIDTHTHLDFPDFDPDRRALLARSRALGVKQMVVLGVYQPNWQRLWDLVQTDSQLYAAFGLHPVYLDQHRAEHVIELGQWLDRLAGHPQLCAVGEIGLDYFLPELDREGQQQVFEAQLKLAYEANLPALLHVRRSHAPVIATLKRFRLQRGGIIHAFAGSREEAREYIKLGFKLGLGGAATWPQALRLRKVIADLPLDAIVLETDSPDMAPFMYPNQRNSPTHLPAIGEALAHVMGISPEELANASTSNACELFGWKTTLPL, encoded by the coding sequence ATGCACTTGATAGACACCCATACCCACCTCGACTTTCCCGACTTTGACCCCGACCGCCGCGCACTGCTGGCGCGCAGCCGGGCGTTGGGGGTCAAGCAGATGGTGGTGCTGGGGGTCTATCAGCCTAATTGGCAGCGGCTGTGGGATCTGGTCCAGACAGACAGCCAGCTCTATGCCGCTTTCGGTCTGCACCCGGTGTACCTGGATCAGCATCGTGCTGAACACGTGATTGAACTGGGGCAATGGCTGGACCGCCTGGCCGGCCACCCGCAACTGTGCGCGGTAGGCGAAATCGGCCTCGACTACTTTTTGCCGGAACTGGACCGTGAAGGTCAGCAGCAGGTGTTTGAAGCGCAGTTGAAACTGGCATACGAGGCAAACCTTCCCGCCTTGCTCCATGTTCGACGCAGCCATGCGCCAGTGATCGCCACATTGAAGCGTTTTCGGCTACAGCGCGGCGGGATCATTCATGCATTTGCAGGCAGCCGGGAAGAGGCTCGCGAATATATAAAGCTGGGTTTCAAACTGGGTCTGGGAGGGGCGGCAACCTGGCCGCAGGCATTGCGCTTGCGCAAGGTGATTGCCGACTTGCCGCTGGACGCCATCGTGCTGGAAACCGACTCGCCTGACATGGCACCGTTCATGTACCCCAACCAGCGCAACAGCCCGACGCATTTGCCGGCGATTGGCGAAGCATTGGCACACGTGATGGGGATAAGCCCCGAGGAGTTGGCCAACGCCAGCACGTCGAATGCGTGTGAATTGTTTGGCTGGAAAACCACACTTCCCCTGTAG
- the cra gene encoding catabolite repressor/activator, whose translation MKLSDIAQLAGVSVTTASYVINGKAEQQRISSSTVERVRAVVEEHGFTPNPQAAGLRSRHTRTLGFILPDLENPSYARIAKQLEQGARARGYQLLIASSDDAPDSERQLLKLFRARRCDALFVASCLPPEDDSYRQLQDLGMPIIAIDRTLEPSRFCSVISDDCEASLQLTRSLLQPMPQQIALIGARPELSISQARAAGFKQALEGFEGEILIEHGAAFSRECGRRIIDELLARLGHFPEALVTTSYVLLQGMFDALLDHPDQTPPRRLATFGDTQLLDFLPLPVNAMGQQHQLIAEKALDLALAAIEEQRYEPGIQAIARTFKQRIHQVS comes from the coding sequence GTGAAGCTCAGTGATATTGCACAACTGGCAGGTGTTTCAGTGACAACCGCCAGCTATGTCATCAATGGCAAGGCCGAGCAGCAGCGCATCAGCAGCAGCACGGTCGAGCGCGTACGCGCTGTCGTCGAGGAACATGGATTTACCCCCAACCCGCAAGCCGCCGGGCTACGCAGCCGGCACACGCGCACGTTGGGGTTTATCCTGCCGGACCTCGAAAACCCGAGTTATGCGCGCATCGCCAAGCAACTCGAACAAGGTGCTCGCGCTCGCGGCTATCAACTCCTCATTGCCAGCTCTGATGACGCACCCGACAGCGAGCGCCAGTTGCTCAAGCTGTTTCGTGCCCGCCGTTGCGATGCGTTGTTTGTGGCCAGTTGCTTGCCGCCTGAAGACGACAGCTACCGCCAGTTGCAAGACCTGGGCATGCCGATCATTGCGATTGACCGGACGCTGGAGCCTTCGCGCTTCTGCTCGGTTATCAGCGATGACTGCGAAGCCAGCCTGCAACTGACCCGCAGCCTGTTGCAGCCCATGCCACAGCAAATTGCCTTGATCGGCGCTCGCCCGGAACTGAGCATCAGCCAGGCGCGAGCCGCTGGCTTCAAGCAGGCGCTCGAAGGTTTTGAAGGCGAGATCCTGATCGAGCACGGCGCCGCCTTCAGCCGTGAATGTGGCCGACGCATCATTGATGAGTTGCTGGCACGCTTGGGGCATTTTCCTGAAGCGCTGGTCACCACCTCCTACGTGTTGCTGCAAGGTATGTTTGATGCGCTGCTGGATCACCCTGACCAGACGCCGCCTCGGCGCTTGGCCACGTTTGGTGACACCCAGTTGCTGGACTTTTTGCCGTTGCCGGTGAATGCCATGGGCCAGCAACATCAGCTAATCGCCGAAAAGGCGCTGGACCTGGCCTTGGCGGCCATTGAAGAACAGCGCTACGAGCCCGGCATCCAGGCCATTGCCCGAACCTTTAAACAGCGCATTCATCAGGTCTCCTGA